The Chryseobacterium sp. 52 genome includes a region encoding these proteins:
- a CDS encoding KTSC domain-containing protein, which yields MKRVVEHRKLLGVDKTATLKDLKTIYRNTMKDSHPDKFANDEAGKLEAEEKSKSVIEAYHFLVSINPETQEKYKEEYTETITKSNIQDFYLEKAVLKIQHLNGMMYEYIGVPRNTYIKMVNADSPSRFARRHIYGSFIYRKSGEVMAD from the coding sequence ATGAAAAGAGTTGTTGAGCATAGAAAGCTTCTTGGGGTTGATAAGACCGCTACTTTAAAAGATTTAAAAACAATTTACAGGAATACGATGAAAGATTCGCATCCTGATAAATTTGCTAATGATGAAGCTGGAAAACTGGAAGCAGAAGAAAAAAGCAAATCTGTGATTGAAGCTTATCATTTTTTGGTGAGCATCAACCCGGAAACGCAGGAAAAATATAAGGAAGAATATACTGAAACCATCACAAAATCTAATATTCAGGATTTCTATCTTGAAAAAGCAGTTTTGAAAATTCAGCATTTGAATGGAATGATGTATGAGTATATTGGTGTTCCAAGAAATACATATATCAAAATGGTGAATGCAGATTCGCCAAGCCGTTTTGCAAGAAGACATATTTATGGAAGCTTCATCTACAGAAAGTCTGGTGAGGTAATGGCAGATTAA